Below is a window of Deltaproteobacteria bacterium DNA.
ATTGTTAGGTGCAACTTTATTACTTATAATTTTACAAGCCGCAGTGATCTATATTTCACCTTTACATAATATCTTTGCCACTTTATCTATGTCCGCAAAACAAGTTGGCATTTCATTTCTTGCAGGACTAGTTGTGCTGATTGTAGTAGAAATATTTAAAAGTCTTATCAATTATAGAAAAATAAAGAAAAAATCTAATAATTTCCTGAATGCTGCTATTGAGTAATCGTTATATATTAAGCTAGTGTAACTCTGTAAATGAGGAGTCTTAATGCTGACTCAAGTATGGTTTAAAAACTACAAAGGTCTCCGTGATATTAAGCTTAATTTAGGCAGATTTAATGTCCTAGTCGGACCAAATGCTTGTGGTAAAACCTCTGTACTTGATGCCATTCGACAATTATCAATGGTTACATATAGGGATCCCTCTTTAGTATTTAATGGTTTATGGGATAAACGTGTTCTTTACAATCAAACTGCAAAGTCAAATACCATTTCTATTGGTGCTATCGGTGAAATGTTCAATAATGATATAAAATCAAACATAAAAGTTGAAGTTACTATTGATGTTGCCGCAAAACCACGTCCATTGCGTAAAGATGGCAATATAGATGGCCCTGATGGTGCTTTTAGTGTAGAAGCGGAGATTAATGATAAACCTCTAAATATCCCTAAAGGTCATCAAATTAATTGGGAATCTGCAGCTCATCCATTAGTCGAAGCTTTAAATTCTTCATATTTAAGACTTGATTATTTTAAACTTGCTGAACCAACATACTCAGATAGTATTATTCCTCAGTTAGAAGCTGGTGGTTTTGGTCTTGCTACAGTATTAAATAATATGCAAGCAAGTAACCCATCTGAATTTTCACAACTTATAGAAGATGTATGTTCAGTTGTACCTATAATAA
It encodes the following:
- a CDS encoding AAA family ATPase produces the protein MLTQVWFKNYKGLRDIKLNLGRFNVLVGPNACGKTSVLDAIRQLSMVTYRDPSLVFNGLWDKRVLYNQTAKSNTISIGAIGEMFNNDIKSNIKVEVTIDVAAKPRPLRKDGNIDGPDGAFSVEAEINDKPLNIPKGHQINWESAAHPLVEALNSSYLRLDYFKLAEPTYSDSIIPQLEAGGFGLATVLNNMQASNPSEFSQLIEDVCSVVPIITSIRTTRVPLKITRPQTITINGQTITNEIKEDVIGHQILLDTQYAKNIPPSGISEGTLIVLGILTELHSQPYAKLLLLDDIEHGLHPKAQKNLIDLLRIILNKNSDLQIIATSHSPYLIDSLEPSEVILFDIGDEGESIAKRLIDHPDHKHWLETMTPGEFWSFAGESWVKGKQDKDK